The Sinomicrobium kalidii region AGGAGACTGCCACCTTGCCTTTAACGGGACTTCTTTATATAAGTCAGGTAAGTAAAGTCATATTTATGCCTTTCATCTCCGGGATGGTATTCTGAAGCGGTTAATTCCCACTGCTCCGGATCAATTTCAGGGAAGAACGTATCGCCCTCAAAATTGGCATGTACACGGGTGAGTTCTATCTTATCGGTATGGGGCATACCCAGCCGGTATATTTCCCCGCCTCCTATAATAAAAGGCTGGTCGTCTCCCCGGGCAAGTTTTAAGGCTTCTTCTACCGAGTGTACGGTAATGCATCCCGCATTGCGGTAATCCTTTTGACGGGTTACGACAATATGAGTGCGGTTGGGTAAGGGCCTGGGAAAGGTTTCAAAGGTCTTTCTGCCCATGATGATGTGATGCCCGGTTGTGAGGTTTTTAAACCGTTTAAAATCGTCCGGTAAGTGCCATACGAGGTCGTTGTCTTTTCCCAGGGTATTGTTTTCTGCAGCGGCGGCTATGATGGTCACCATGTTTTTATTTTAATTAGCCAGTTTGATAATGTGCCAATTTGATAATTAACATTGGCTGATTGGCACATTGACGAATCGACACATTTATTCTGTTTTGTTCAGGTCGGAGTCCAGGAACTCCTGTTCCACATCCTTTTCCATTTTGGCGATCTTTGCCTTTTGTTTCTGAACCAGCTTTTCGCGTTGGACCTTTTCCCATTCTTTTCCCATGAATTTGTGGGTGACAAAGACATTAAAAAAGTGGACGACAAATAAAAACGCCCAGAAAGTGATGGCCCAGACAAACCAGTTATACTGTTCGCCATACTTCAGGACCTTGTTGGCGATAATGAGGAAAATACTCCCTATGAGGAAGATCACAAAGTGATTGTACAGTCTTTTCTTCTGCCGGATCCGTGCCTCGGCATTTTTCAGGAGTTCGTACTGTTCCTCGTTAACCTTTTCTGTTTTTTTGCTTTTAAACCACATAAGATTCGTGTAATATCAGTTCGGTATAAGTCAATAGTCTAAACGTCACTGTGCGCCCTTCGGTAAATTCAGGGCGGGCTTAAGCTGCTTGTGGCAGGGTTCGCAAAGACGCTTTTCGGTTGGGGTGCCGGGAAATCCTCAATACATCAAACTCACGTTATATAACAAATTTACACAATTTTTGGTTGAAAAATCCTAAAATCTCCATATGAAAGGGTTAACCGATTGTGGGACGTCCGCTATCATTATCACATTATCCGATGGTATTAGCTAATTGGTACATGGCCACATTCCGTTCTTATACGGCAACCGCCCCCTTGATATGCGGATGCGGATCGTAATCCGCAAGCGTAAAGTCTTCGTATTTAAAACTGAAAATATCCTTTACTTCAGGGTTAAGTATCATCTTTGGCAAGGGCCTGGGGTCGCGGCTCAACTGGAGGTTGACCTGTTCCATATGGTTGTTGTAAATATGAACGTCACCGAAGGTATGGACAAAATCCCCGGCTTCATATCCGCATACCTGTGCCATCATCATGGTAAAAAGCGCATAGGAAGCGATGTTAAAGGGGACCCCGAGAAATACATCGGCACTGCGCTGATACAGTTGGCAGGATAGCTTTCCGTTGGCAACATAAAACTGGAAAAAAGCATGGCAGGGTGGTAATGCGGCTTTTCCACGGGCCACATTTTCTTCAAAAGAAACGGAGGTATCGGGCATCACTTCCGGGTTCCAGGCGGTAACCAGCATACGGCGGCTGTCCGGGTTGTTTTTAAGCGTGTGGATAACTTCGGAGATCTGGTCGATATCCTTACTGTTCCAGTTGCGCCACTGGTGGCCGTATACCGGGCCCAGGTCGCCGTTCTTGGCGGCCCATTCGTTCCATATCCGGACCCCGTTTTCCTGCAGGTATTTTACGTTGGTCTCTCCTTTCAGGAACCAGAGCAGTTCGTATATGATGGATTTAAGATGTATCTTTTTGGTGGTGACCAGGGGGAATCCTTCACTGAGATCAAACCGCATCTGGTATCCGAAAACACTGCGGGTCCCGGTGCCCGTACGGTCCTGTTTATCGTTTCCGTGTTCTAAAATATGTCTTAACAGTTGGTGGTATTGTTTCATGCTGAACGGATTATTTATGTGGTAAAAATAGAAAATCGGGTAATGTACGGTCAGGGTATACGGTACAAAATTATCCATAATTTATCAACTTTCTTTTATGAAAGATTGACAGAGATTGAAGAAGATTGAATTCCGGTAGTTCGGGAGACTGATGTTGCCTGAGCATTTCAATCTCCATCAATCTTCCGGCGCAGCCGGTATCAATCTCCAAACAATCTTTTCTGCCCCGTTTTACGGACAGCAATGAAAGGTAATACCTAAAACATTCTTAAAACCAGGGGAGTTACTTGGTGATAAGTTTTATTTGTAAACCGAAAAGATTACTTTTGTGCGTTTTAGATGATTAATGTAATACCATGGATATAGTTATAAAGCTGAGTCAGTTTTTGTTGAGCCTTTCGCTTCTGATTGTTTTGCACGAGTTCGGGCATTTTGTTCCCGCAAGGCTTTTCGGGACCCGGGTGGAAAAATTCTTTTTGTTTTTCGATGTGAAGTTTGCCCTGTTCAAAAAGAAAATAGGCGAAACGGTCTACGGGATAGGCTGGCTGCCGCTGGGAGGATATGTAAAGATATCCGGGATGATCGACGAGAGCATGGACAAGGAACAGATGGCACAACCGCCCCAGTCCTGGGAATTTCGTTCCAAACCGGCCTGGCAGCGGCTTATTATCATGATAGGCGGAGTAACGGTAAACTTTATCCTGGCCTTCCTGATCTATATCGGTATAGCTTATGCCTATGGCGATCTGTATATAAAGAATGACAATATAAAAGACGGGATCTGGGTAACGAACAGTGCCCTGGAGGACGTCGGCTTTCGTACCGGGGACAAACTGGTCTCGATAGACGGGAAGCCGGTGGATGATTTTTACGGTGCTATGGAGCCCCTCCTGCTCAGCAATGAAGTAACGGTGGAGCGTAACGGTAGCACGGAGAAAATAGCCATGCCCGTTGACTTTATCAACCAGCTGATGAAAAGCCGGGAAGAAGGCGGCGGTGCTTCCATTATGGAACTGCGTATTCCTTTTGTGATCATGGGAGCTTCGGAAGATTCTCCGAATGCCGGGGTGGTAAAGCCCAGGGATATGCTGGTGAGCCTGGACGGAGAAAAAATGACCTATGCCGACCAGGTGATAGCTAAAGTTGAAGACCTGAAGGGACAAACCGTACCTGCCGTGGTAAAACGAAATGATAAAGAGGTCAATGTAAACCTCACTGTTAACGAATCCGGAAAAATGGGAGTTTCCTACGCGCCCAGGCTGGGATATAGCGACCTGGAGCGTCTGGGGATATATCAGGTGAGCAGGGAGCAGTACAGCTTGCTGGAATCGATACCCGAAGGATTGCAACGGGGAAAAGACCGGCTGGTAAGCTATGGCAAACAGTTACAAATGATATTTAACCCCGAAACAGGGGCTTATAAAGGTGTAGGCGGGTTTAAGGCGATCTTCGACCTTTTTCCGCAAACGTGGAGCTGGCAGGCCTTCTGGGAAATAACAGCGCTGTTGTCCATTATGCTGGGTGTGCTCAACCTGTTGCCCATCCCTGCACTTGACGGGGGACACGTAATGTTCCTTCTGTATGAAATGGTGTCGGGAAGAAAGCCGAGCGACAAGTTTATGGAATATGCACAAATTGCCGGTTTTTTTCTGCTTATGGCCCTGGTCCTGTTTGCCAACGGTAACGATATTTACAGATGGTTGTTCAAGTAGCGGTTTCCCTGTAAAAAACCGTTTTTATTTGGTGTAAAAAATAAAAATATTATATATATTTGCACCCGCCTGGTGAAAAAACAGGTATAGCTGCTTTTTTTTGCAGTGATTTTCCTCCTTAGCTCATCCCGATAGTTATCGGGAGGTTAGAGCATCTGACTGTTAATCAGAGGGTCCTTGATTCGAGCCTCGCAGGGGGGGAGTTATGTTCTGAAGATATGTTTATTGAATGGTAAAGCTTTTTAGAGATGCATTATGTATATATAATCTTTTCGGAAAGTTTAAAAAGATTTTATATTGGAGAAACGATCGATTTAAGCAAGCGATTAGTAGAGCATAATGAAGGGATTTACGCACGGTCATTTACTAAAAAAGCTCAAGATTGGGAATTGTTTTTAACAGTTACTTGTGAAAATAAAACTCAAGCGATACAAATAGAAAAACATATCAAAAGGATGAAGAGTGTGATTTACGTGAAAAACCTAAAACTTTATCCGGAGATAGCAGAAAAGTTAAAAGAAAAATATAAATAAATTATTCCTCCTTAGCTCAGTTGGTTAGAGCATCTGACTGTTAATCAGAGGGTCCTTGGTTCGAGCCCAAGAGGAGGAGCAAATCGAGTACTTTTGGGTGAGAAGTTTACCCTGAGCGTAGCCGAAGGGAGCCCAAGAGGAGGAGCAAAAAACGTTCATAACGGGTAATACTGATAATATTTTCCTCCTCAGCTCATCCCGATAGTCCCGATAATTATCGGGATCGGGAGGTTAGAGCATTTGACTGTTAATCAGAGGGTCCTTGGTTCAGTCCTGTAGAGGGAGCAAAAAATACGTTCTAAATAAAAATATTGATAATATTTTCCTCCTTAGCTCAGTTGGTTAGAGCATCTGACTGTTAATCAGAGGGTCCTTGGTTCGAGCCCAAGAGGAGGAGCAAAGAAAAATAAAGCAACTTACGGTTGCTTTTTTGTTTTAAACCTACTGTTTGTCTGAGTAGTATCAAAACTACACTTGTGCAGGCCCCGTAGTTCAATGGATAGAATAGAAGTTTCCTAAACTTTAGATCCAAGTTCGATTCTTGGCGGGGCTACTTGACAGGAAAAGTGATAAAAATGGTCGCTTTTCCTGTTTTTATTTTGTGGTAATTCATTGTTTATCTGAAAGATACGATGGGCGACCACGTTCATGCGAGCGGTTCGATAATTTTTTCCGTCAAATTCCATTTTTTCGGGAAATATCGAACCAATGACATCCCGACGGGTTTGGATTCCCCCTTCACTGTACAGCTTTCCAATATTTGTAATTCCTTTTAATGCGCTCTCCAACAATTTATTGATGTTTATATCCCGGGTTTCCACACCACTTTTGTCCAATTGTTCTTCCAGTTTTTCAATCTGCGTTTTGCACTCTTTTTTGATTTTAAGGTAATCTTCATCATCCAGGGTTTCCGCAAGCAGCTTGTTCCTCGCAACGGAAAGTTTTGCGTTCAGCATATCTAACGTGAATAATGGATAAGTAAAAATATAAATCACTGATAAACAGATGATACATTAGTGATCATTTGGGTATTTCCCAAAGTCATAACTGAAAGGCGTCTTTGCGAACCCTGCCATAAGCAGGGTGTGGCAATCTCCCGGAGATAAGTAGCATACGCTCAAAGGCAGGCGAAAACCCGCCGGGAGACTGCCGACGCTTTGCTGGCAGTGACGAACTTTATGTTTTTAAAATACAGAAAATGAGATTATTAATAAATCTCTTAAACATTATTCACGTTAGTTACGTTGATAGAATGATACATAACAATACTGTCTATTCTATGCAAAATAGTATTAGTTCGAGTAAGATATGGGTTTTTTGGGACAGGGCTTTCCCATTGAGATCAGCAAAAGGTAAACGGAGAGATGACCTTAGTCATGAGGGCGTTTGGATTGAAATATGGATAACGCCATAGTTAGTGAGCTATAATACAAATGATATAGCCCATGGCATGGAATTGACAACATAAAAACTGGCCGGATTTCACCGGCTGAGCAGGGAATTTCTGAAATGATGATTGATCTGTATAAAATGATCATACCCCTTTATCCCATGAGCAATTATGCCCATGGCATACCATGTTAGCCAAAGGGTGTCGTGATCTGCTGGACATAAGAAGCTATAGGACCCATGACGATCCCATGCAAATTGTATCCGGCCCTGTGAATCGTCCGGGACTCCATTATGAGGTTCCGCCTTCACATCAGGTGAAAAAAGAGATGGACCTTTTCATTTCATGGTTCAATAGTACCGAAAGCCTCGATCTGCTTACCCGGGCGGGGATTGCCCATCTCTATTTTGAGAGTATTCACCCATTTGAGGACGGGAACGGGAGAATAGGCCGTGCTGTTTCGGAAAAAGCATTGTCCCAAAGTTTGCAAAGACCTACGCTTATTGCCATTTCCCATACCATTGAACACGACAAAAAGGAGTATTATGAAGCGCTTCATCAAAACAGTACCGGGCTGGATATTACGGAATGGTTGATATATTTCTGTAAAATGGTTCTTCAGGCCCTGGCCCCGGAAGTAGTTTTCAAGGCATTGTAAACAGATTATTCGTTCCCTGATAAAGCTCTGATCCGTTTCAATATGAGGTTGAGAAGTTTAATTTTGACTTTGTATTGAATTTTATATATTAGTTGTCCGGTATGCAAAACTATAATGCCGGGTCCTTTTTATAGGAATTTGCCTGAGCGGCTATATAGACTTTGTGCTCGACCCCAATTGCAGAACAATGTTTTTGGGTTTTTTATAACTTTCAAAAAGGATCAAAAATGTGTACGCTGCATGTTTTAAATATAAAGACCGGGAAAAGTTAAGGAGTATAAAATTTAAACCTAAGACCTGTTAAAAATGAAAATGAAACCCAAAAACCGGATAAGGCAGTTTGCTTTGCCGTTACTTGCCGTTCTGGCTTTTTCCTGTAAAACGGATACCGGGAAAAATTCTCGGGAAAAAGTGACCCTGGAAAAAAAACAAAAGGATGCTGAGTGGATCTATCTTTTTGACGGAAGCAGTATCGAAGGCTGGCGCGGGTACAATATGGATACGCTGCCACCGGGATGGACCATAAAGGACAGTGTCCTGACCTTTGACACCGAACTCGGCCTGGAACAGAATTATAAGGGCGGGAAAGACATCCTTTATGGCGCCGAAGAGTTCGGCAATTTTGAATTGTACCTGGAATGGAAGATCCCCGAAGGGGGAAACAGCGGTATTTTTTATCACGTCAGGGAAGGATATGACGGACCGCCGGTCGTGGCCCCCGAATACCAGCTTATCGATGATGAAAACTACGCCAGTATCCATGATCTTACGGCATATAATACCAGTCTGGGGTACACCGAAAACCCGGAAGAGCTGAAGCCCCTGCAGCAGACCGGGGCCGATTACGCCATGCATCCCCCGGCTGCCGACAAGATCCTGCATCCCGTGGGGGAGTGGAACAGTTCCCGGATTGTTTTCACCCCCGAACGGGTTGAACATTGGCTGAACGGGAAAATGGTACTATCCTTTGTCCCCTGGGATGAGGCATGGTACGAAAAGAAAAATTCGGACAAGTGGAAGAACAGTCCCGATTACGGAAAATTCAAAACCGGGTATATTGCCCTGCAGGACCATGCCAGTCCGATCTGGTTCCGGAACATTAAGATCAGGAAATTATAATTTGCTGCAAGCCATGAACAAACGCGAATTCTTAAAAAAAAGTAGTGTAGGTGCCCTTGGAATTATGGTGGTGCCCTCTTTGTTAAAAGCCGCTACGACCGGCGACCGTTTGCGAACCGCGCATATCGGTGTGGGGAATATGGGGAGGGAAGACCTGAAGGCCGTCTCATCCCATGCAGCCGTTGATGTAGTGGCGCTTTGTGATGTGGATGCCGTATATTTGTCCGAAGCGCATAAACTCTATCCGAAGGCCCGTGTGTTTTTTGATTACCGCGTTATGCTGGAGGAAATGGGAGATGAAATAGATGCGGTGATCGTATCCACACCGGATCATACCCATGCCCCGGCCTCCATGCTGGCCATGCAGATGAACAAACCCGTTTACTGCCAGAAACCACTCACGCATTACGTATCAGAATCGAGGGCCATGAAAAAACTGGCTGCCGAAAAAGGATTAATAACCCAGATGGGGATACAGGTACATTCTTTTTACGATTACAAACTGGCCACACTTTTGATTCAGTCAGGCATTATCGGAAAAGTACATACCGTACACGCCTGGTCTCCGAAAAACTGGGGGTATGACGGCGCTGCACCGGAGGGTGAGGACCCGGTACCGTCACAACTGGATTGGAATCTGTGGTTGGGAACCTCACCCATGAGGCCGTACAAGGAGGGGGTGTATCATCCCGGGAACTGGAGAAAACTTATGGATTACGGTTGCGGTACCCTGGGCGACATGGGCGTACACATCTTCGATACCCCCTACAATGCCCTGCAATTGGATGTGCCGAAAACCATAATGACCGAATGCAGGCCCTCCAACGGCTTCGGTTATCCGGAACACAACACCGTAACCTATGAGTTTCCGGGTACCAAATACACCGCGAAGTCCTTAAAATGGATATGGTATGATGGCGAAGGTGCCCCGGCAGCACACGAAGATCTCGTGCTACCGGGAATGGATGTGAAAAAGAACGAAAAGAAACAGGGAAAGGAAGCCGGGATCAAGGAAAAAATGTCGCTTGAGGCCAAAGTAGCCGGCGAGAATGAACTGCCCGAACAGGGAGCCATGTTCATAGGCGAGAAGGGACGCCTGTTGTTGCCTCATTTTATGCAATTGCCGAGAAAAATTGTTAAGGGAAAATACATTGATATTTCCGGCGAAATAGCTGAGCTGACCGCGAAGCACGACCTGGGTAAACCCGTTCGCAATTACGGGACCGAAGGACCTAAGCACTACCACCAGTTTGTCGACGCCTGTCTGGGGAAAACCGAATGTTCGGCACCTTTTGATTATGCTGCGCGATTGACAGAGACGATTCTTTTGGGAACCATTGCAGGGCGCTTCCCCGGGGAGACCTTGCACTGGGATGCCGAAACCGCCAGGTTCAAAGAAGAAAAAGCCAATAAATATCTGGCCGGTGAGTACAGGCAGTTTTGAAAGTATGCTACGGCCGGAACGGATGAACTGATCTCCGATTCCGGAACTAATGCATCCGGAATTAGGTGGTGAACGATGAAAAACAATGCTGCATAGTCGCAATTAAATCAGGTCGTGAGGCCGCATATCTTCTTTTTGGAAAGGTAAATAAAGAATGTATTCCCCGGGGAAATACCGTTCGGTCGGATGTACGTATTTGTCTTCTGCCGGAAGGGTTTATCCGGGGTAAACAAGTACTCTGGTATTTGTCGGGATATCTTTAGTACATGACAAAATTCGATCTGGGTGGATTTTCCTCTCCCGAAAGCTTTCGGGATTTTCACCCCATCCCTAAAGGGTGATCCCGATAAATATCGGGAGAGGAAAATCAGGTTCCCTTTAGGCGATGCATTGAGCCAGGTCGAAATGGTTAGGATCAAACTGATTTACCGATAAATCTGCATAAAACAAATTTTGTCATGTACTAAACGGGATATCTTAAAAAAAGGATTATACCCACCCCTGGCCGGGCTAAATACGGTATCGTAACCGGCTTCGGATAACAATGGATATCCTTTGTCTGCACACAGCTTTTCCTGATAAAGTTTCCCTGCCTGTTATGTCTACTGTAATCGGTGTTCGTAACCCTTCCCGGTACGGTGGCTATAGTAGGAAATATCTCACTGTATGAAAAGATTCTTAGATATTCCCTTGCGGATCAATACAACCAATTTGAGGACCGCTTTTTTTCCATTTCAGTTCCGGATTGATATTAAGGGTGCCCGTTGATCTCTCCGGCAGACTCGCGGCAGGTCTGTGCTTGCTATTGGAGATGACTGCCCGCCTCCATGAAATTCTCCCCCTAAATAAAGCCGGTTAAAAGGACGTTTTAATGTTAATTTTTTTGAAATCAACCTGTCTTTTTCCATTTTTTCCTCAAACGTTATAGTACATTATATGATACGGGCTTAAACCCTGAAATTCCGGTGTTTACGTGCGATGTCATTATGCTAATTTAAAACGGTAAAAATTAATAATCCTCTATTTTTTTAAGTTAAAAATTTTGTAATTAACAGTTATTGTTTAGTTTCGTGTAATCGATTGCACTAAATGTGTAACGACCGTAATAAAATGGATGGAAGGGGCACCAAACTTTCCGGATAGGTCATTACCGGCGGTGGGAAAAAATGCGGTGATGAATAGGGTGAGACCTGGGAACAAGGTTTACGGACTTCCCGAAAGGCATGCAGGAAGCCCTTATAGTATTGAAACCAACTAAAATTAACTTTAGTACATGACAAAAATTGTTTTCACCAGATTTCTCGGAAAATCAGTTCCCCCCCAACCCTAAAGGGAGCCTGATTTTCCTCGATTTGCTCCCTTTAGGGCTGGGGATAACAAGTCGAGGAATTACCGAAATTCAATTTTTGTCATGTACTAAAAAAATTAACCACATAAACTTTAAGAACATTATGAAAAACTTTTTACTGGTGTCAAACACTGTAAAGCGGATACCCTTATTTGTTTTACTACTGTGTTTTCTTGTAAACGGCAGGGCTTTTGCCCAGCAGTCCGTTACGGTTACCGGAACGGTCAGTGACGGGGAACTGGATACTCCTTTGCCGGGGGCTACCGTAATGGAAAAAGGGACTTCAAATGGTACGTCGACAGATTTTGACGGGAACTATACATTAACAGTTTCAGGCAGCGATGCGGTTCTTGTTATAAGTTATATCGGGTATATCAGCCAGGAGGTCGGTATAAACGGAAGGACGGAAATAAATAGTACTTTAGAGCCCAACCTTGAGGAATTGGATGAGGTAGTGGTTGTAGATTACGGGTATGGAAAGGTAAAACGGCAGGACATGACCGGTTCGGTAGCTTCCATGTCGGCCAAGGAGATCTCAAAAATACCCACGTCCAGTGCCGCCGATGCCCTTACGGGAAGACTTCCCGGGGTTAGCGTAACTACAACCGATGGCGAACCGGGAGCGGATATAAAGATACGTATCAGGGGTGGCGGGTCCATAACCCAGGACAATTCGCCCTTATTTGTGGTAGACGGTTTTATAGTAGGGGATATCAACGACATTGCGCCCAACGATATCGAAAGCATAAACATATTAAAGGATGCCTCTGCCACCGCAGTATACGGGTCAAGGGCGGCCAATGGTGTTGTGGTGATCACCACCAAGAGCCCTATTGCCGGTAAGGTCTCTGTAGATTACAATAATTATTTTCAGTACAATTACCTGCCGAAAGACAGGAAATATGAGGTCTTATCACCTTACGAATATGTCCTGGCCAATTACGAATATGCCAAACTCCAGGGAACGGCGGCAACCGAAAATTTTGAGAAATTTTATGGCAAGTATGACGATCTGGAACTGTACCAGTCTAAAGAAGGTACGGACTGGCAGGAGGAATTGTTTGGCAGCCCGAGATTTTCCCAGTATCACAACCTGGCGGTAAGCGGGGGGACGGATATGACCAAAATGAGATTGAGCGTGTCCTATAATGACGATGAGGGTATTCTGACAGGTTCGGCTTACGAAAGGACATCTGTAAACTTTAAACTCAGCCAGAAAATCGCAGACCCCTTATCCCTTGATGTGTCGGCCAGGGTCACCAATGCTGTTACAGATGGCGCCGGTACATCGACCAACGCACAGCTGAAGATCAAGGATGCCGTACAGGCCAGACCGGTGAACGGAATTGCTGACGAACTCGATATCGATCTCAATCAGCTCGATGCGGACAACGACTATGAATCGTTCCTCAGAAGCATGATACAGCCTACCGAACTGTTAAAACAGGATTGGCGCAAACGGACCGATAAAAGATATAATCTGAATGCCGGTCTGACATGGTCTGTTATTGACGGACTGGATCTGAAAACCGTCTTCACCACCCAAAGAAGGTTTTGGGAGAACCTGCGCTTTTACGGGCCATTGACCGGTGAGTCGTTCAACAACGGAGGGAGTATGCCTCTGGGAACAAAAGACAACCGGGAATATACTTCATACCGGTGGGTGACTACGTTGAACTATAAAAAACAATGGGGAGAAGACCATAAACTCGATGCCCTTGTGGGGTATGAAGTGTCTTCCAACGGATCGAAACAGGCCTTTTTACGGGGGGAGGACTACAGGTTGTCCATTACTCCGGAAGAACTGTTTGCCAATATGCAATTGGGACGTATAGATGATGCCTATACCAGGGAAGCTACGGATATCAACCGGAGGTCGATCTTCGGCCGGCTGGATTTTCAGTTAAAAAACAAATATATCTGGACCGCAACACTGAGGGCCGATAAGTCCAGTGTTTTTACCGAAGACCTTAACCTGGGGATCTTTCCGGCACTGGCATTCGCCTGGAAAATTGACCAGGAGAACTTCCTGAGAAATTCCGGTTGGGTCGACGAATTGAAACTTAGGATCACCTATGGTGAAACCGGTAATGACAGGATAGATGCAGACGCTACCCGGTTTTTATTCAATGCGAATACGTTCCGGGGCCCGGGGTTCGGTAACGAAGAGAACGTATACTATACGCCAAAAGGCAACTCGTTGTACAATCCGGAACTGGTGTGGGAAACTACAGTAACCAACAATATCGGTCTGGACTTTGGCCTGTTTAACAGAAGGCTGAACGGTAGTCTCGATTTTTACAGGAATGAAACCCGGGATCTGTTGCTGCGTTCTGCGATCTCCACCAATTCGGGTTTTCCGACCGAGTGGAAGAATATAGGATCTACATCCAATACCGGCGCCGAGTTAGGCTTGAATGCCTACCTCGTAGACAGTGGTGATTTTACGCTTTCTGCCAGTCTTAACATCGGTACCAACACCTTTAAAATAGAGGCCCTCGATGAAACTAACGAAAGGTTCGAAAGGTCTAACTGGGCCAGTACCGATCTGAATAATATCAGTGA contains the following coding sequences:
- a CDS encoding SusC/RagA family TonB-linked outer membrane protein, yielding MKNFLLVSNTVKRIPLFVLLLCFLVNGRAFAQQSVTVTGTVSDGELDTPLPGATVMEKGTSNGTSTDFDGNYTLTVSGSDAVLVISYIGYISQEVGINGRTEINSTLEPNLEELDEVVVVDYGYGKVKRQDMTGSVASMSAKEISKIPTSSAADALTGRLPGVSVTTTDGEPGADIKIRIRGGGSITQDNSPLFVVDGFIVGDINDIAPNDIESINILKDASATAVYGSRAANGVVVITTKSPIAGKVSVDYNNYFQYNYLPKDRKYEVLSPYEYVLANYEYAKLQGTAATENFEKFYGKYDDLELYQSKEGTDWQEELFGSPRFSQYHNLAVSGGTDMTKMRLSVSYNDDEGILTGSAYERTSVNFKLSQKIADPLSLDVSARVTNAVTDGAGTSTNAQLKIKDAVQARPVNGIADELDIDLNQLDADNDYESFLRSMIQPTELLKQDWRKRTDKRYNLNAGLTWSVIDGLDLKTVFTTQRRFWENLRFYGPLTGESFNNGGSMPLGTKDNREYTSYRWVTTLNYKKQWGEDHKLDALVGYEVSSNGSKQAFLRGEDYRLSITPEELFANMQLGRIDDAYTREATDINRRSIFGRLDFQLKNKYIWTATLRADKSSVFTEDLNLGIFPALAFAWKIDQENFLRNSGWVDELKLRITYGETGNDRIDADATRFLFNANTFRGPGFGNEENVYYTPKGNSLYNPELVWETTVTNNIGLDFGLFNRRLNGSLDFYRNETRDLLLRSAISTNSGFPTEWKNIGSTSNTGAELGLNAYLVDSGDFTLSASLNIGTNTFKIEALDETNERFERSNWASTDLNNISDYHLEVGGKLGNIYGYVTDGMYTTDDFESYDEASGDYILKEGVPSSGNVVGNRKIRPGFLRLKDLNDDGEINADDRQVIGNALPDFQGGFGFNTSYKGFDLSVFFNFQYGNDVYNTGKIQYNQFRRVTYGNMLDRMNSGNRFTYIDIDGQYTGTAGEVVTDLDQLDEMNRGKNIWSHASHGIAGAVVHSWAIEDGSFLRLNNLTLGYNLPDELISKIGLSKFRIYATGRNLHIWTNYSGYDPEVDSRRNSGLTPGVDDSSYPRSRSYTLGLNLTF